In Ferrimicrobium acidiphilum DSM 19497, the DNA window AAATCGATACCTCGTTGTAGTCAAAGGTCGTTGACCTCATTGCAGGATGCACTCTCGACATTCCCATGGACGATAGTCGTTATCTGGGTCTTCGGAAAGAAGCGGGGTTCCGGTACCAAGATCGACTAGCAATCGGCGAGCCATTGAGAGTTCTGAGGCACCCGGCTAGATTGAAGCCGTCGATCGGAGAGTTCTAATCTACACAACCCGCGAGCAGGCAAGAGGGGTCGCTCACGTCTAAGGCGCGAAGATCAACACTGGTGACATGCGAGCCGTGACATGCGGAAGTCGCTGCTCTACCACGGATAGCAAATGGCCTACTCGGTTGCAGCACACATTCTTCACTATCCAAGAATGAGTCATCTCTACCCCTCATGCAGACCGGTCTCTGGACTCAATACCTGGCAGGTCTCTAACTTGACGCGATTAGTTTGAAATACGACCCCAAAAAACAGGAAGAACAATGTCATCTCTCTTTAGTCCGCTCCATCTTCGCGAAATCACCTTCACCAATCGTGCATGGGTGAGCTCCATGTGCCAGTATTCAGCCACCGACGGTGTCGTCGGCGACTGGCATTTAGTTCACCTCGGCTCGTTTGCCACCGGTGGTGCCGGTCTCGTCATGGTTGAAGCGTCGGCAGTCTCCCCCGAGGGCAGAATCTCGGTGTACTGCCCGGGATTATGGAACGATACGCAGGTACGTGCTTGGTCGCGCGTAACCAATTTCGTGCATTCTCAAAACTCTAAGGTTGGCATACAACTCGCCCACTCCGGTCGCAAGGGGTCAACGACCGCCCCTTGGGATGATCACCTGATTGCATCGGCTGAAGAGGGTGGCTGGACTGCCGTAGCCCCGAGTGCGATTGCCTTCCAAGGTTACCCAGTGCCTCACGCGCTGTCAGCAGCAGAGATAGAAGACATAATCACCTCGTTTGCCGACGCAGCACGCCGAGCCGTCAAGGCAGGTTTCGACCTGGTTGAGATTCATGCAGCCCACGGCTACCTTCTACATCAATTCCTTTCGCCCCTTTCCAATGAAAGAACCGATGCTTATGGGGGATCCTTCGAAAACAGAATTCGATTGCTCTGCGAGACAACCCAGGCCGTGCGTGAGTCGATCCCAAGTGGTACCCCACTATTCGTACGAATATCGGCGACTGACTACGCACCGGGTGGCTGGGACCTGGAAGAGTCAATCGAATTATCTGCTGCGCTAGGAAACTTAGGCGTGGATCTCATTGACGTTTCATCAGGCGGCAACGTCGCGGGGGTTAAGATACCCGTGGGCCCCGGATATCAGGTCGCGTTCGCCGACGAGATTCGCAGCAAGACAAACATCCCCACCAGCGCCGTCGGGCTTATAGTCGAACCTGAACAGGCCGAGAATATTATCGCTTCGGGTAAGGCGGATGCCACCATGTTGGCACGTGCGATGCTTAGAAACCCGCGATGGGCGTTGAATGCAGCCGAACAACTAGGTGACTATATCGCATGGCCCCCGCAGTTCGAACGCGCTCGCACTCTCCTCGATTAGATATTAAGAACCGTTTAAGGTGGTGGCAGGGCCCCGGAGTGCTCAAATGCATAGCATTGCGTGGTCGTGGTTCGAGAGAAGCAGTCCCGCACAAGCGCCTACTTCGACCAATCCTGCTACGCTGGGATTATCGCCTTCCGTTCTCCATAAGAACTTTTCGGCCTTTGCATGTCGGTGAGCGAACACGCCCTACATGGTAGAAGGTCGAACGGATGAGAGATACGTCTTCGAAGGAGAATTCATGGAACATACAGCAGTTCAACGAAGGATGAGCCGTATATTACACTGGATAGGCGACCTCGCATCGCGGTCGACAGCCACAGTCGTCGTGGTGGTGTCACTCCTGATTTTCGGTGTCCTTCTTGCCATCGCCGGCTTCCCTGTGAGTTGGGAGGCTGCGTTCTCAACCGTAGCCGGTGCGGTCACCCTTGTGATGCTGTTCGTTGTCCAACACACTCAAGGGCGCAACTATCTCGTCCTACAGCTCAAACTAGACGAACTAATTCGATCTTCGCCTGAGGCAAACGACATCCTCGTCCGTCTCGAAGTGGCTGACGATAGCGAACTCAACGACATTGAGCAAGACCAACTCGCTCACCATGAGTCACTTCGCGATCCCGTCGGCTTCACCACCTCGAACAATGGGCACGAGGAGCCCTAACCAAGGACGTTGTCTCCGGCGGTCGTCTCTTTAGTCCTGCACGACACCTTCATCGTTGGTTGACCCTCCCGGTCATCGTCATCGACCGTCACGCTCATTCAACAAGTTGATCACTGGACTTGCTCACCAACCGAGAGCGCCAACCTAAGAGGCGACTACAACGCAAACTAGCTAGACAGACCAAAGGCTCCAACCGTCGTAATGCTACAAAGCTAGCTATAGCCAAGTTATCAGCAAAGGAGACTGATCGACGCAAGGACTGGATCGAGTGGACCACGACCTGATTGCCCTAGAGGATTTGGGGGTCAAGAACATG includes these proteins:
- a CDS encoding low affinity iron permease family protein — protein: MEHTAVQRRMSRILHWIGDLASRSTATVVVVVSLLIFGVLLAIAGFPVSWEAAFSTVAGAVTLVMLFVVQHTQGRNYLVLQLKLDELIRSSPEANDILVRLEVADDSELNDIEQDQLAHHESLRDPVGFTTSNNGHEEP
- a CDS encoding NADH:flavin oxidoreductase/NADH oxidase, which produces MSSLFSPLHLREITFTNRAWVSSMCQYSATDGVVGDWHLVHLGSFATGGAGLVMVEASAVSPEGRISVYCPGLWNDTQVRAWSRVTNFVHSQNSKVGIQLAHSGRKGSTTAPWDDHLIASAEEGGWTAVAPSAIAFQGYPVPHALSAAEIEDIITSFADAARRAVKAGFDLVEIHAAHGYLLHQFLSPLSNERTDAYGGSFENRIRLLCETTQAVRESIPSGTPLFVRISATDYAPGGWDLEESIELSAALGNLGVDLIDVSSGGNVAGVKIPVGPGYQVAFADEIRSKTNIPTSAVGLIVEPEQAENIIASGKADATMLARAMLRNPRWALNAAEQLGDYIAWPPQFERARTLLD